In Effusibacillus lacus, the sequence TATTACGGTAGACCGTGCTGCCAATGGCGGGAAAGTGGTTTCCCACATCGCATCCGACAACGTAAAAGGCGGTAAAATGGCGGGAGAACAGATTCTTAAGCTGATTGGCGGCAAGGGCAACATTGTGGAACTGCAGGGAATTGCAGGCACCTCCGCTGCGCGGGATCGCGGAAAAGGATTCCACGATGCGGTGGATGGCAAAGATGGCGTAAAAGTAGCGGCATCCCAGCCGGCTGATTTTGACCGGGCAAAAGGTTTGAAAGTCATGGAGAACATTCTTCAGGGCAACAAAGACATCCAGGCCGTATTCGCGCACAATGACGAAATGGCTCTCGGGGCTTTGCAAGCCATCGAAGCATCCGGCAAGAAAATTGCAGTGGTTGGTTTTGACGCTACCGACGATGCGGTAAAAGCTGTCAACGAAGGCAAGATGGCTGCAACCGTGGCACAAAAGCCTGCCCTTATCGGGGAAACTGCCGTCAAGATTGCCGTCAAAGTACAAAAAGGAGAAAAAGTGGAAAGCTCCATTCCGGTTGATCTGGAATTGGTAACCAAGAAGTAAGCATAAAGAATGAAAGGGACCTTCTTCTCCCAGCGCGGAGGGAAGGTCTCTTTAAACAATTCCGGCGAATCCGGTTTGGGCTACCAGACTTTTCAGATGATCAAAGCTTTTGTTGATTTCCTTGCCAATAACAGCAAGTATATTCCTTGAAGAGGCGACTCTCAAGTGAGGCAGGAGGAAGCCGGAATCCCTGGGTATCGGGATCCGGTTTTTTTCCTTGACTCTGACATTGCTGTCAGCTTTTACAAAAGGGTAAACTTGCGGATATCAAAGGGTGAAGTTGTCACAAATTAAGTGAATCCTTGCTTTGGAACCTGTTTGAAATAATTTAATTCTGAGTAACAGTTTGGTATACTGGATAGGATTCCCATTCTAATGGAGTTTGTTTTTACAAGGAGGTAACCATGGACCCCCAAATTGTAACCAAGCCCGAAATGAAAGTGATTGGGTATCAGATCCGCACTACGATAAAGGACAATCGAAACCAAACGGAAGTACCCGCATTCTGGGATCGATACCTGGAACAGAATCTGGGTTCAAGAATTCCTAATGCAGTGAACCGGGGAACTGAACTTGGCATATGTATGGAATTTAATTCGGAAACGGGGACATTTGCCTATGTAATAGGAATGGAAGTAGACTGTTTCGACAATGCGGAACCGGATATGGTTTGCGTGACGATCCCCAAATCCCAATATGCCGTATTCACCACTTCGAAGGTGCTCGAATCCGATTTCGTCCCTTCCATCCACCGGACATGGAACTACATTTTTGACGAATGGTTCCCGACCTCCGGATACCGGCATGCAGGAACACCGGAAATCGAAATCAACGATGAACGGCTCCTTAACAAGCAAGAAATGCAGATGGAGATCTGGATCCCGGTACTTTAAGAAGGCACCAGAGTGCAAGTCAATCTGGTAATATCATAGAATATGGAGTAGTAAGGGAGGGGGGTCCCGCCCCATCGCCGGGGAGCGGCAAACGGTACTTTGTTTTCCGCATTCGACCTGGGAATCGGAGGGGGCGCGATGCTTCTGAGTCTGGTCGCCAAGTGGACCACTTACGCGGACATGTACCGTTGATCGGCTCTGTTTGTTGTGCTGTATTTTGCCATCTATGGCTATTATCTGGTTCAGGAACGGAAAAAGCATCTTTCGAGCCTTTAAAGGGTCTTAAAGATGCTTTTTTGCTTATCAGATTACAGCTTGAAAAAATACCGAAATGTAGTAACACAGCTATTTACAATCGCATACTGTTATAGTACAATGAGTTCAACAAAGCACGGAATTACCAAAAAGGGGGCGGGCAGCATGTCAATTGCAGAGTTCTACGGATGGACGTATCACAATCACCCTGTTGCCGGGAAGGTGCAATCCCAATGCAACTCCTGCGGCGAAGAAATGCACTCGCAGCGGGAATCGGTCATGTATGAATGCGAGCGGTGCATGAACGACCAGCAGGAATAAACGCTGAAACACAAAGCCCTTGACACCTTCATTCGGAAGGGTCAAGGGCTTGTTTTTTGTTGGTTCATCCTGGCCGGTTCGCAACAGCGGCACTGAGTGCCGTTAAGCCAACAGGTGATTCGCAATAGCGGCACCGTGTGCCGTTAAGCCAACAGGTGATTCGCAATAGCGGCACTGGGTGCCGTTAAGCCAACAGGTGATTCGCAATAGCGGCACTGGGTGCCGTTAAGCCAACAGGTGGTTCGCAATAGCGGTACTGTGTGCCGTTACGTCAGCAGGTGATTCGCAATAGCGGCACTGGGTGCCGTTACTACTTCCCTTCGGGCCGCTAGGAACGAAATAGCGGCACTGGTGATGGTTTTAAGCCTTGTCTGCTGCTTTTGTCTCTTCAAACAGTGCGGTCAGCTTCTGGTAGGTCTTCGGAAACTCCGCCTGGTATCTCAGGAATGCGGGAATCGGGTATCTGACGCCGCCTTTATGCGTACCTTCCAGACCGTACACCAATTCTTCCGCATCGGAAAACAGGAAACTGAACGCCATCTCGTGGCCTGGGTCTGGGCAAACAGGCGATCCCCGTAACAGGGCAGGATCACTTGCGGCTCGCCCGTCTTCAGGGGCTTGATGGCGATGTCTGCGCAGTCCGCTCGGCTTGAGAAGGTGGAAGGAATGGATCCGCCCCGTTTGTATAGCATGCCCGCCGTTAGCCGCATCACTTGTGCGGAGTTGCCGTAGACCACCACCACGTCCGGATCCAAGGGAGCGCGGTCAAGTGGGAACGCCACATAGTAGCCGCTCTCCTCTTTCGTAAACTTGGGGATGTTCTGTTCCGTAACGGCCCCTGCCTCCAAAGTTTCCGTATACATTCCGCATACCAGGTTCCCTTCCGTATAGTAGGGCAGTTCCGGTTCATATCCAAAGGCCACCTGTGCAATGGGGCAGGACAGATCCTCCCCGTTCATGGCAACAGTCCAACCATAGCGGCGTGCAAACCCGACAGCCTGACAAATGGTGATTTCAATCTCCATGTCCCGTTTCGGACGCTGGCGGCAGATCCGTTTCGCTCTTGACGATCTTGATGCCGACCGGAAACGTGTCCGGCCGAATGTGTTTCAGGATTGCTTCGTTCAACTGTTGGGCGTTCATTATTAACCCTCTCCCATCCAGAATGTTTCTGATTGATCCCCGCAAGCCAACAAGCGTTGACACCGGTTCGGGGAAGGTTACCCCGCCTTGTGGCCTCCAAGATAAGCGGCAATTACATCCGGGCTGTGCAGGAGTTCCTGTCAGGTGCCGCTCATGATGATGTTCCCGGTTTCCATGCACCGGTCGCCATGGTTCGGGCAATTTCCAGGCGGCTCTACATAGGACAGGGAGACAGTTAACTATATTTGCTTGTGGTTGAATAATTCCTTCCTGGCAAGGGACAACTGACACGATATATTTTTCGACAAATTCTGACAAATCGGGGTTTGTCCACTGGTCAGAGGCTGGAAAACCTTTTCATGACATGGAAAATATACGTTAATTGTTAAAATTTTGTAAATGATTTGTCGATTGGATCAACAGTTCGACAGGTTTGTCATATCTTTTCTTGAAGCGAAAAGACTGACTGAACTGACGTGTACTAGGTTTGCTAAACTCTGGACCGATAGGGGATATTCGGAAGGAGGCGAAAAGTGTCAAGTATAGTCGAAATAGTATGCTTTTTCTTGTTGAATCGATTTTCTATACTAAAAATGTACTAAAAGTCTTGACTGCCGCATACGGTTGTATGGTGGGCAGGGTAGAAAACCAAAAAAAACAAGGATCAGGAGGGAAATCCAGTGGAAAATCAAATGGAAAAGCTGGCAGAGTTTTGTCTGGAACAGTCGCAGAAAAACACTGCGCAAATGTTTGACGTGATGAAGAATTCGGTAACGGCAACCGCAGAAATGTTGACATGGGCACAGCGGGAATCACAGCAGATGGTAGATCGCATGACACAGCAAGGCGTGGAACAGTTTGTAAACCGGCTGCAACAGATCCAGGAGCAGCAAGTGGCTGCCCAGAAGGAACTGCAGGAACAATTCCGCGGCTTGATCAACCTTTTTACGCAAAAAGACTGATGGGAGAACAGGATCCTATGAGCGTGAACTACACAGATCCGTTTTCCGTATGGAAATCTTTCTACAGTGAAGTGGAGCCTAAGATTTCACAATCGCTGCAGAAGGTTCTTGAAAGCGAGGAGTATGCGGCAGCAGCCGGACAAATGCTGAACGCTACGCTCCAGTTGGAACATTTGTATTCGAGGCAGATGGAAAAACTGCTTCAAAATTACAAGCTTCCGACAACAAAGGACATTGCGCGGCTTTGCGAGTTGGTCATCGGGTTGGAATCGAAGATCGATCAGATCGAAGAACGGCTCATCCGGTTGGAGCAATCGATCCAAACCGGCGACATGGGGAAGCAAATCGCTCTGCTGTCCCAGCAGTTGTCCGCTTTAATCGGCAGCTTGCAGTCCATCGAAAAGATCGGTACGACGGAAGAAACGCCAACCCGCGGAAGAAGGCAGCCCCGGACAACCAGGAACGTCAAGGAAGCTGACGAGTCCACTCAGGAGTAAAGAAAAAAAGAAGTAAGAGACTCACGTGAGGATTTGGGAGGATGAAACCATGTCACTGTTAGAACAAGAAGTTGTTTCCGTACAGCCTTTGAGCGGGCAGATTGCTCTGGTAACAGGCGGTTCACGGGGAATCGGTGCGGAAATTGCAAAAGAACTGGCTGCCAAAGGAGCGACTGTTATAATCAACTATGCGGCCAACCAGGAGCGGGCCCAGCAGGTGCTGGAAGAGATTTCGGCATACAATCCGAATGTCTACGCAGCCAAGGGAGATGTCAGCAACCCGGAAGATGTTGCCCGTTTCTTTGATGAAATCCTGGAGGATTTCGGGAAGATTGACATCCTGGTCAACAATGCGGGGATCACCAGGGATTCCCGGTTTGTCAACATGACGGATGAACAGTGGCATGAGGTTATCGGAACCAACATGAACAGTCTCTTCTATTTGACCAAGATCGCGCTGCCGAAGATGATTGAGCAAAATTACGGCCGGATCATCAACATCTCCTCCATTATCGGCCAGTCAGGCGGATTCGGTCAGGTGAACTATTCCGCCGCTAAAGCGGGCATGATCGGATTTACCAAGTCCCTGGCGCTTGAAGTTGCCCGTTACAACATTACTGTCAACTGCGTGTGCCCCGGGTATACGTTTACCGACATGGTAGCCGCAGTCCCAGAGAAAGTGCAGGAGAAGATCATCTCCAAGATACCGCTCGGACGTTTCGGTCAGGCGAATGAAGTGGCAAAAGCGGTGAGCTTCCTTGCCGTTGACGGAGATTACATTACCGGGCAATGCATTAACATAAACGGCGGAATGTACATGTAAACCACTAAATCCCCGGAGACTGCCGGGGAATTTTTCGGAGGTAAGAAAATGACTGTCGGGAACTGGACAGAGGCATGGCAAAACGTGGCGGATGGGATTCCGGGAACGTCAACCAATCAAATTCCCTTCAATCTGTTTGATGATCGCTGCCAGAAGGTGTTCAAAGTGCTGAGCCAACCGGAACCGGCAACGGGCCTGACGCCGAAGGAAGTGATTTGGCGGAAAAATAAGATGCGAGTCTACCGGTTCTCGCTGCCCGCTGCGAAAGTGACCAAACAGACGCCTGTCTTCATGCTGTATGCAATGATTAACAAACCTTACATTCTCGATATTGAGCCGGGGAATTCGTTTGTTGAGCACTTGCTGATGCAGGGGTTCGACGTATATATGCTGGACTGGGGCGAAGCGGGACCCGAGGATTGCAACAACGGATTTGCCGAGTACATTTTCGATTACCTGCACAAGGCTGTGGAACGTGTCTGCCTGTACACAGGGAAAGAGCAGGTCCATATGTTCTCCTATTGCATGGGGGGCACGATGGGGGCCATGTATACGACGCTGTATCCGGAGCGGGTCAAGAATCTTGTGGTGCTGGCCGCTCCCATTGACTTCCGGCATGCAGACCTTTACAATACCTGGCTTGACGAGAAATATTTTGACGTCGATAGGCTGGTGGAAACCTACGGCAATATTCCGCCGGAAGTCATCGATTTGGGCAACAAGATGTTGAAGCCGATGAGCAACTTTATCAATCCCTGGGTGTATCTGATGGAGAAGGTGGACAACGAGAATTTCGTCCATACCTGGCGTCTGCTCAACAAGTGGGTGAACGACGGCACCGCATTCCCCGGTGAAACCTACCGGCAATGGATTCGCGATTTCTATCAGCAGAACAAACTGATCAAAGGGGAAATTGTGCTTCGTGACCGGCGGGTGGATCTTGCCAATATTAAATGCCCCGTGCTTCTGCTGACGGCGGCCCAGGACCATATCGCCCCTTGTGAACAAACCCGTGCGCTGTTTGACTACATCTCAAGTCAAGACAAGACGGAGTACAACTATCCCGTTGGGCATGTCAGCCTGGTATTCAGCGGAATGGCCCGCAATAAGGTGTATCCGGAAACTGCCGCCTGGTTGGCGAAACGGGATTAGGGAGCTTCCTGAATATGCTTCGTATAGAAGCTTTATTTAGCATTTGATGACCCCCCAGGGGGTCATTCTTCTTTTAAAAAACGTGACAAACATGTATTTTCTTTGCCGCCAGTCATACCAGTCCATACGTTCTTGTCACCGGGTCATATACTAAGAGACGACCTGTCGAGGGGGGAGTTCCATGAACATCATCAAGATTTCGAAGATCATCCCGCATGGCCATAGGAACGCCGGTCTGATTGTGCACCCGGAAACAGCAAGGCATCTTGGAATTCAAGATAAAAAAGAGACAGTCCTTCGGTTTGGTGTCATGGCCCGAAAGGTTCATGTTACCTGTAAGGCGAAAATGAAACCTGAACACATTTCACTGTCAAGACGGGTCTTACGTTACCTGAAACTACCCGTCTACTGCAGTTACGACATAGTTCAGAAGGAAAACGAAATTGTGATCGGCCCCTTCATAGGGATTTTGGCCGCAGCCAGGGAAAGAGGAATGAAATACAGGGTGGACCCTTCGAAGAAGAACCTCTATTTGTCAAATTACACGTACCATTATGATCAGATACGTGGAGCAATCTTGGCATTTTCGAATAAAGGGATCAATCCGACGCGGCTTAAGATTCATGGATATATGTATAACCCAGAAAACAAACAGTGGATCAAAGGTGTCTATAGATATCCCGCCTCTCTGCTGAAAAAAGTCCGTCTGGCAGACGATCTCAGGAGTCACTTCCGAACCGTTCTGGGAAAAGACTGCATATTTAATACTCCCATCCTGGACAAGTGGGAAATGCATGAAATGTTTGCCCAGTCGGAAGCGGTTTCGCCATACCTGCCCGAGACGATCCTGTATTTAAAACCGTCTGACATAGATGCCTTTATAAACAACCATTCCAAAGCGTATATAAATCCCATACGCGGCAGTGATGGCCGAGGAATCATCAAGGTATCAAATGACGGGGATTCGATCCTTGTGGAATTTCGTGATGGCGATAACAATCGAGAGCTGCGTTTCAAAGGGACAAGTGAAAGCAGCCAATTCTTTGAGAGACAGTTGAAAAGTCGTCAGCATCTTATACAGAAGGCCGTGGATCTTATGGTAGCAGGCAGCAGGATCATTGATTTTCGGTTGGTCTTGGTCAAAAACGAAACGGGTGAATGGCAGGAGATGGGCATCTTTGGAAAATACGGCCCAACCAATGCAGTTGTAACCAATATCAATCGGGGCGGAACCGCGGAACCGGCGAACATCACATTGAGAAATGTGTTAAAAGCGGGAGAAAATGAAACAAATGTCATGATGACAGAGATGTGCCGCCTGGGTTTTGAGATCGCGAAAACATTTGAGTCCTGTGGCATCCAAAGCGCGAATCTGGGGATCGACATCGCCCTCGACAAAGGAGGGAAAATGTGGCTGATTGAGGTAAATAACCTGGACCCGGGGCACAGCATCGCTGAAACCGCCGGGGATAAAGATTTGCATTACCGGATCCGGCTCACCAACATGCTGTTTGCCAAAAGGCTTGCAGGTTTCGATTCCGTTTTATAGGCAGATCCTGTGTCACCGAAGGGGAAATTTGCTGTTACAGGCACCGTTATCGCTTGCCGGCAGGGTCAACACAGATCTATCGGTCCTGCCCGGTTGATCTAGGCTGCAGCCGGTTTCGGTTCAGGAAACGGCGAAGGGATCTGTTGAATTCATCGGGTTTCTCCAGCTTGGACATATGCCCCGCTTTCGGAAAAATGACCAATTCGGAACCGGCAATGGATTTGTGCATCAGCATCTGTATCCATGACGGAGTAATCAGGTCGTATTCGCTTCCGGCAATCAGGGTGGGAACTTCAATCTTTGACAGCAGATTCCGGTTGTCGATGGCTACACAGGAACTGACGATTTTTTTATAGCAGTTGTCTCCGGAAGCGGTCTGGTGGAAACGCTGAATGGTGGTTTCATCCCAGGAATACAGGCAGGTAAAGGCTGTGAGACGCATTCTGATAAAGCGGGGGAGAAACAGATGCTTCCACATGTACATGCCGAACAACACGGGGCGAAGGCATTCCGGGATATAATGGTAGGTACTGACCAGGATCAAAGACCTGCACCGGTCGGGTTCCAGGCGGTACATCTCCTGGGCAACCAATCCGCCCATGGAAAAACCGCAGATATGGGCCTTCCCGATACCGAGATGATCAAGCAGCGCAAGAATGTCACGAGCGCAATTCTCAACCGATATGTCCTCGGTTTGCCTCGATTGTCCATGCCCCCGCAGATCGGGAATAATCAGGTCGTACTCGTCAGCCAATTCATGCTGCCAGACCCAGCCTTCCTTACGTTCTCCCATGCCGTGGAGCAACAGAAGAGGTTCACCGGAACCCAGCCGGTCGTAATGCAGGGTGATGTTTTGAATGGTGGCGGTATACACGGCTTATCCCTCCTTTGGGTGTAGTATTGTATTCAACAAACGGCCGCCTTGTGTGGGGTCTGGAGATTGATCCTGTGTGGGGGGCTCCTTGTGTTAGGACTTCTACTTGTATTCCCGGAAAGAGAAAGGGTAAACGCGGATTTTCGAAAAAATTTTGTTAAGGGAGTATACAAAGCACACATATAGATGTAAAATACATATAGATGTTAGCGAGGGTGATGTGGATGACAGATGACAAAGAACAAAGCGGATTAGGCGGTCCTCCGAAGAATTTTCTCGTTCCGTTTATGCTGCTCCTGATGAGCAATGTGCCGATCCATGGGTACGAACTGATCCAGCGGTTGACTTCCCTTGGGTTTCAGGCCCTGGATCAAGGCAACATCTACCGGATGCTCCGGCAGTTGGAGAAGAACAACTTTGTTCGTTCCACCTGGGATACCTCTTCCACCGGTCCGGCCAAGCGCGTCTATTCTTTGACAGAGATCGGGGAGGCTTACCTGAAAACGTACGCTGCTGAACTGGAAAGATATCAAACGATGCTTACCCATTTTTTCAGCATGTACACCAATAT encodes:
- the rbsB gene encoding ribose ABC transporter substrate-binding protein RbsB, translated to MKKLLSLLLVSIMALAVLAGCSTSSKLETKEPAQPAASGGGKVTIGLSVSTLNNPFFVTLKEGAEKAAKEAGVDLIVVDAKDNTAKQVSDIEDLIQKKVSVILINPTDSAAVVTAVEAANKANIPVITVDRAANGGKVVSHIASDNVKGGKMAGEQILKLIGGKGNIVELQGIAGTSAARDRGKGFHDAVDGKDGVKVAASQPADFDRAKGLKVMENILQGNKDIQAVFAHNDEMALGALQAIEASGKKIAVVGFDATDDAVKAVNEGKMAATVAQKPALIGETAVKIAVKVQKGEKVESSIPVDLELVTKK
- a CDS encoding GyrI-like domain-containing protein, whose translation is MDPQIVTKPEMKVIGYQIRTTIKDNRNQTEVPAFWDRYLEQNLGSRIPNAVNRGTELGICMEFNSETGTFAYVIGMEVDCFDNAEPDMVCVTIPKSQYAVFTTSKVLESDFVPSIHRTWNYIFDEWFPTSGYRHAGTPEIEINDERLLNKQEMQMEIWIPVL
- the fabG gene encoding 3-oxoacyl-[acyl-carrier-protein] reductase codes for the protein MSLLEQEVVSVQPLSGQIALVTGGSRGIGAEIAKELAAKGATVIINYAANQERAQQVLEEISAYNPNVYAAKGDVSNPEDVARFFDEILEDFGKIDILVNNAGITRDSRFVNMTDEQWHEVIGTNMNSLFYLTKIALPKMIEQNYGRIINISSIIGQSGGFGQVNYSAAKAGMIGFTKSLALEVARYNITVNCVCPGYTFTDMVAAVPEKVQEKIISKIPLGRFGQANEVAKAVSFLAVDGDYITGQCININGGMYM
- the phaC gene encoding class III poly(R)-hydroxyalkanoic acid synthase subunit PhaC — translated: MTVGNWTEAWQNVADGIPGTSTNQIPFNLFDDRCQKVFKVLSQPEPATGLTPKEVIWRKNKMRVYRFSLPAAKVTKQTPVFMLYAMINKPYILDIEPGNSFVEHLLMQGFDVYMLDWGEAGPEDCNNGFAEYIFDYLHKAVERVCLYTGKEQVHMFSYCMGGTMGAMYTTLYPERVKNLVVLAAPIDFRHADLYNTWLDEKYFDVDRLVETYGNIPPEVIDLGNKMLKPMSNFINPWVYLMEKVDNENFVHTWRLLNKWVNDGTAFPGETYRQWIRDFYQQNKLIKGEIVLRDRRVDLANIKCPVLLLTAAQDHIAPCEQTRALFDYISSQDKTEYNYPVGHVSLVFSGMARNKVYPETAAWLAKRD
- a CDS encoding YheC/YheD family endospore coat-associated protein; its protein translation is MNIIKISKIIPHGHRNAGLIVHPETARHLGIQDKKETVLRFGVMARKVHVTCKAKMKPEHISLSRRVLRYLKLPVYCSYDIVQKENEIVIGPFIGILAAARERGMKYRVDPSKKNLYLSNYTYHYDQIRGAILAFSNKGINPTRLKIHGYMYNPENKQWIKGVYRYPASLLKKVRLADDLRSHFRTVLGKDCIFNTPILDKWEMHEMFAQSEAVSPYLPETILYLKPSDIDAFINNHSKAYINPIRGSDGRGIIKVSNDGDSILVEFRDGDNNRELRFKGTSESSQFFERQLKSRQHLIQKAVDLMVAGSRIIDFRLVLVKNETGEWQEMGIFGKYGPTNAVVTNINRGGTAEPANITLRNVLKAGENETNVMMTEMCRLGFEIAKTFESCGIQSANLGIDIALDKGGKMWLIEVNNLDPGHSIAETAGDKDLHYRIRLTNMLFAKRLAGFDSVL
- a CDS encoding alpha/beta fold hydrolase, which gives rise to MYTATIQNITLHYDRLGSGEPLLLLHGMGERKEGWVWQHELADEYDLIIPDLRGHGQSRQTEDISVENCARDILALLDHLGIGKAHICGFSMGGLVAQEMYRLEPDRCRSLILVSTYHYIPECLRPVLFGMYMWKHLFLPRFIRMRLTAFTCLYSWDETTIQRFHQTASGDNCYKKIVSSCVAIDNRNLLSKIEVPTLIAGSEYDLITPSWIQMLMHKSIAGSELVIFPKAGHMSKLEKPDEFNRSLRRFLNRNRLQPRSTGQDR
- the phaQ gene encoding poly-beta-hydroxybutyrate-responsive repressor, which gives rise to MTDDKEQSGLGGPPKNFLVPFMLLLMSNVPIHGYELIQRLTSLGFQALDQGNIYRMLRQLEKNNFVRSTWDTSSTGPAKRVYSLTEIGEAYLKTYAAELERYQTMLTHFFSMYTNMFNLYMPPYRAEGDMQKIDNQKKKEMKPDDPESK